AAAATATAGAGATATGCTATTTTATCTCTATATATAGAGGCAAAAAATAATTTTCTTCTATATTTTTTTTCTAAAATAGAATAACTATATTATAGATGTATATACATTGAATCAATTTCACCTCTATAATAGAAATTTCTATTTTAAAGAAAAATATAAAGGTGTATTTCAACAAGAATCATCATTGGTGTTTTTTTATCAAACAATTTGTTTATTGCCTTAGATTTACGTACTTTTTGTTTTGATTGTATATAGAGGCATATGTACGTATATTGGTTTTGTTATATGTTGAGCTGACGATCAAGCGATTGAGAGATGCATTATTTGTGTTAACAGAACCAGACAATACTGGCAGCCACCGACACGAACAAGAAAATGTCTTTTTGAAATTCGAGCTACGTGCCATTATTCTTTAGCTTACGTGCAATATTTACCAATGTTGATACTTATAAACCGGAAATCAAGTTGTGTAGCGAACCAGATAAACCAATGTTCAGCCTTTTGCCTCACGAGACTGCTGTAAATGTTCAGTCGAGTCAGCTTTCGGTTTTCTTTTTCATGCTTTTTCCTTTGCTCTCCCTTCCTTTTACGTATTCTGCACGTTACAGTCGGTTAATTTGGCAATTATCTTGGTGGCACCAACTCTTTTTTTTTTTTGTAACTTAACTCTTTTTTTTTGTGAAGAATCTACTTATATTTTGTTCTCTCGCTTTTGCTTAGTTTCTTCACATTGTGATTCCCAAGTAAAAATGAGTTTGCGACAATCTATGAGCATAACCAAGTACATTTTTTCAATTTATAAGGTGCTGTAACGACTTCTTGTTGAGCTTTTTTGGCCAAGCGGACCATTAATCTTAGGATTTAGCCCATAATATTACAAGTGGTACGTGCCATTTCGTTATCTTGTCACATTCTTTGGTTGTATTTTCTTTTTGTCAGACTAGCACATGTTGGCGCTTAAGCTCATATTAGTTGCATCATCTATGAACATTTTGAAAATACTACAAAAACAAATTCTAGTTTTAGATTTCTTTATCTTGTCAACTTTGAGATCTATTTTGAAATACTGCCATAAAAATCGATCCTTAAGATTTAACATTTTAATTCACATCTTAGGCTTTAGTAATCATTCACAGGCAAATATTTGTAGTTCTGTTAAAAGAATTAATGTTTTGGTGATAAATTGGTAAAAGAAAACATATGGTACTTGTGAAAATAGTCTTTCTTTGTGTTTTATTTTATTAAATACTTTTTTGTTCGGCCTACACCCCATATTAGTCCTACTGTCCTAGGCATGATAACAAAGCTCTCTAGCATAGCATCAGTAGTTCAGACGATAGTTCGTAGTGTTTTTGATACTATTAATCTCTTTGATAATGAGAAATTCTTTCACCAACCAATAGTGTTTAAATATTTGATATTTGATATCTTTTTAAAAAAGAAACAAAATTGAATTTCTAAATAAGATTATATTTTTAAAATAAAATAATAAAAATACATAAAAATAGTTACAAAAAATAAATAAATAAATATTGTTAAACCGTTACCAAAATACTAAATTCTATACCCTAAATCCTAAACTTCAAGCCCTAAATTATAAACCTTAAATCTTGGATAAACCGTAAACCATTGTAAAATTTAAACTCTAAATCATACATTAAAAACTAAATCTTAATAAAACTAAACCCTAAACCCTAATCACTAAACCCTAAACCCTTGGATAAACCCTGAATCCTTGGATAAATCATAAACTCTAAATCAAAAATATTTAAAATTAAACCTTAAAGTTTATGATTTATCAAAGGGTTCAGAGTTTACCTAAGGGTTTAGGGTTTAGTGATTAGGATTTAGGGTTTATTGTTATTAAAATTTAGTTTTTAATGTATGATTTCGGGTTTAAGATTTTCCAACGGTTTAGAGTTTATCCAAAGTTTAAGGTTTAATGTTTAAGGTTTAGGGTTTAGGATTTAGGGAATAGGGTTTAGTATTTTGCTGAAGACTTAACAATATTAATTAATTTATTTTTTGTAACTATTTTATGTATTTTTATTATTTTATTTTAAAAATATTATCTAATTTGGATATTCAATTTTATTTCCTTTTTTCAAAAGATATCAAATATCAAATACTCAAACATTTTTGGATAGGTTCACCCTAAGGGGCGAACCCAAAAATTTCTCTTTAATAATAGTGTTACAAAAAAAAATCTCTTTAATAATATAGAATCAGAAGAAACAATAATAACTATCCGAATATACTGTATAGATCATAAGTTTTCACTTTTCAATTTCAAATTTAATTGGTAGTCGTTTACACTCAAATGCAGTTTTAAGTTATTTATAACAAAATAAGGCAGTTCTGCTCGTAGTACACTTTTTCTTAACACCTCTTAGTTGTTTCATTCATTACTAACTAAAGTATAACTAGAGCATAAACTGTAGGCACCACTAATTTTTCATTTCCTTTTTCAGAACTTTTTTATCAGTTCTTATTTTTTTTTTAAGTCAAGTGATTTCATAAAATAAAAACACAATCTCATCTTCTTTTCTTTCACTGCTTCTCTTCACCGTGCTTCTTGGTCCATCCATGATGAACCTCAGCCTAGTTCGATTGCAATTCGTCTTCTCTTTCGCCCTGAATCACATGACCAAACTTCCTCCTCCACGTTGTACTCCGCAACTCATCCATCTCGCGCTGAGACCGTATGTTATGGTGGTTGTGATGGTCGGAATCTGAATCCGTGTCGGACGGTGAAGCTCGTTCAGCAATGGAGTTCTTCTCACATTTTCACATTTGGTCATTTATTTGTTAGGTTATTACCAATTTGGTCCAAATTATCAAAATTTCAGATACATCCCATTTAATTGTCCAAAAACTTTTAATTATTCAATTAAATCCCTACAATATGTAATTATGAATTTAAAATGTAATATAACAAATATGTACACAAAATTATTAAATATCATAATTTGAGAAATGTATAAATGAATCGGTGAACATGTATCATTTCGTATAATATTGTACACGTGGACAGTAGAATATATGTGTACACGTTGATGATATTTGACACACTGAGTAGCTTTCAAGTATTTTTCAAAATGTGATTTTAGGTTTTGGGTTTTTAAGCTATGTAGACAATGTGATTTGCGGTTTTAGTGAAAAAATATGATTGTAAGGTACATTGATTTAATGATATATAATGTACACAAGTGAAGATGTGCACATAAACACATATAAACATGTTCACGTGTACACATATACACATATAAACATGTACAAATTTACACATGTATGCATTCTAGACCATGGTTATGCAATTATGTATGCAAATACAATTTTCTATTAACAATTAAATGCTACTTAAATAATCTAAATTAACTAATTAAGATGCAATAGTAATATCTAAGTGCGCATATTGTACATGTACATCTATATCATAGTGTACATATATACATCAACTTCAAAGTGTGCATGTATACACTACATATATTCTTTAGAAATAAACAAACTGCACCACAATTGCATACAAACAAGTGTGTACATGTGTACAATACAAGCGAGTTTCAATGTTGCTCAACGATGGTTTAATTAAGTGTACACATGTATAGCTTAAATGTAATGTACACACGACATCATTCTCAAAACTAAATTAGTTTACTTATTACCAATTTAGTTTTGAGAATGATGTCATGTGTACATTACATTTAAGCTATACATGTGTACACCTAATTAAACCATCGTTGAGCAACATTGAAACTCGCTTGTATTGTACACATGTACACGCTTGTTTGTATGCAATTGTGGTGCAGTTTGTTTATATCTAAAGAACATATGTAGTGTACACATGCACACTTTGAAGTTGATGTATATATGTACACTATGATATAGATGTAAATGTACAATATGAGCACTTAGATGTTACTATTGCATCTTAATTAGTTAACTTATATTATTTAAATAGCATTTAATTGTTAATAGAAAATTGTATTTGCATACATAATTGCATAACCATGGTCTAGATGCATACATGTGTAAATTTGTACATGTTTATATGTGTATATGTGTATGTTTATATGTGTTTATGTGCACATCTTCACTTGTGTACATTGTATATCATTAAAGCAATGTACCGTACAATCATATTTTTCCACTAAAACCGCAAATCACATTGTCTGCTTAGCTTAAAAACCCAAAACCCAAAATCACATTTTGAAAAATACTTGAAAGCTACTCAGTGTGTCAAATATCGTCAACGTGTACACATATATTCTACTGTCCACGTGTACAATATTATACGAAATAATACATGTTCACCGATTCATTTGTACATTTCTAAAATTATGATATTTAATAATTTTGTGTACATATTTGTTATATTACATATTAAATTCATAATTATGTATTGTAGGGATTTGATTGAATAATTAAAAGTTTTTGGACAATTAAAAGGGATGTATCTGAAAATTTGATAGTTTGGACCAAATTGGTAATAACCTAACAAATAAATGACCAAATGTGAAAATGTGAGAAAAACTCCATTGCTGCACGAGCTTAACCGTCCGACACGGATTCAGATTCCGAGCATCACAACCACCATAGCATACGGTCTCAGCGCGAGATGGATGAGTTGCGGAGTACAACGTGGAGGAGGAAGCTTGGTCATGTGATTCATGGAGAAAGAGAAGACGAATTGCAATCGAACTGGGCCGAGGTTCATCATGGACTTGGACCAAGAAGCACGGCGAAGAGAAACTGTGAAAGAAAAGAAGATGAGATTGTGTTTTTATTTTATGAAATCAGTTGACTTAAAAAAAATGATAAAGAAGATCTGAGAAAAGAGATGAAAAATTAGTGGGACCTACAGTTTATGCTCTAGTTATACTTTAGTTAGTAATGAATGAAAAAACTAAGAAGTGTTAAGAAAAAATGTTATAGGAGCAGAAACTGCCTTATTGTGTTATAAATAACTTAAAACTGCATTTGAGTGTAAATAACTCTTTAATTAGTAATAAGTAAAAAAGATCCATATCTATTGTAACTTTTAGCCATGATATAAATATAAATAACTTTTACATTTGCTTTTCGCTTTGTTTTTTTAGTTAGAACTGTTTTCTTATAACACCTGCAAAGCTAGAAAAGTTTCCAATAAGAATATCATGATTTCAAATGCTCGTATCTAGGCCTGCTCGTATCTATTTTACTCTAGGACTAATAGTAATAGAGTTAATCATTATTAACCGGTATAATAAGACGTTGCGGAGTACGGTCTCAGCGCGAGATGGATGAGTTGCAGAGTACAACGTGGAGGAGGAAACTTGGTCATGTGATTCATGGCGAAAGAGAAGACAAATTGCAATCGAACTGGGCTGAGGTTCATCATGGACTTGGACCAAGAAGCACGGCGAAGAGAAACTGTGAAATAAAAGAAGATGAGATTGTGTTTTTATTTTATGAAATCAGTTGACTTAAAGAAAACAAAAACTGATAAAGAAGATTTATATCATTATTAACCGGTATAATAAGACGTTGCATATAACGACACATTGAACCAAATGAAAAGAAGATTTGATAAGAAAGGAACAATCAAAGAAAAGGCCAAACTTGATTGATATTTTCTCTAAAAAGGTTACGTAAAACTTCAATTTTAAAAAATAAATATACGTAAAATGAGATTTGATGGCACAAGACAAAGACACGAGTGGTGAGAAAAGAAAGAAGAAAGAAGCAATAACCCAAATGGATCACACATCTCATCAATTCTCCTTAAATGGCTAAAAAAAATCTCACCTCTCTTTACTTTTTTCCCTCTTTCTGATAATTGAAACCAGCACAAGAGGACAAAACCTATTTTCTTGTTATTTTATAAATCGACTTATTATATAACTCTATACACACATGCATAACATATAGGGACATGCAAATAGTAAAATGTAGTAGGGTCTCTTCCCTTATTTAAAGCCTGCAACAGAAATGAGTGCACTTCTCTGTAGTAAACAGTAGCACATCGGTCTTCTTCATGTCTTTGGATTTTCTTTTTAGTTTTGGTTTCAACTATATATCATATGAGCCACATTTCTCTCTACGATCAACATTTTTAAGTGATATAAATCATATAATAAGGAAAATATATAAGATTTGATTCTGGTTTATCTTTTTCTGAATTTGTTTCTGGTCGGAAGATCTAGTAAATATTTGATAATGGATTCATGTCATAAACAGAGGGAGCTCCGTACGTGATTTGGCCCTCTTTTATTTTACACATATCTCTTGAATTCATTTTTTATTTTCTTTTCCCGGGGAAATAGTTTATTTGTTTATTATAAAGTATGCTGCTATGTGTTAAGTCTAGTGGTCTGAATCTTTAAGTGAGGCAGAGGGTGAAGACGATGAGTTTCTTCATGAAAATGTATTAAAGTAAGGTGAAAATCTGAACCTTTTGAATAGTTTGCGTTCATGCAAAAGAGATTAACCAGACTCACTTTTCTCTTTTCCAGCTTTGTTGTATCATCTTTATCATTTATTTTTTTATGCAATATATAATAGTTTTTATAGTTGATTTATCCTTTTTTGCTTTCTTTAGGAGCACAGAGAAGCTGCGGAGTGAAAGTACAGTGTTCTTTCACTGAGAAAGAAGAGAAACAAACACTTTCATCTTCTTCAATTTTAACACAAATTTTGGAAATGCTTATGTAAAATTCTGCTTGCAACGGCTTGTTCTCTGAGATGTTCCCAGAGGTGTTATCAGAAGAAGAAGTATAAAGGCAAGTTCAACACTTTTAATGCTCTATGGACATTTGTAGTAAACTAATGCTTTTATTTTATTTATTAAACTAGTTTACTGCTTTGCACAGATATCTTTGAATTATTACTGGTGTGTGCATTATTGAGCCTACTCACTGTCTAATTAATTCATGCTTCAGTTCACATTTACCTATATGTTTATGAAACAGTTAATGATATAGTTCTTCTTACATTGAGTTCTGTCTCTTGCAGTAATTTTTTTACGTTTAGTACTATTCTCCAAAGATTTGGTTTCTGAGATCTTCTGAAAATACTTTTGTCGGAGTCTTAAAAACTTCTATTATTGTTAATGCAGTTTCATTAGACCCAATGGACAACATCAACACTTATAGTTCTCTGGACAATGTTATGACTAACCAAAACCATCTTCTCATGGATTTGATACCTTCAAGAGAAGATTCCACATCATTTCCAACAATGCTTCCATGGAATTCCATCAGACAAGATCCTCTACAAATGGGTGTCTTTGATATCTTCAACTCTTTTCTCACTAACAAGTACTTATCATCTACTTCAAGATCTACAAATGTTCATGAAACCAGCTTTGAGGCCATGGCTCCTCCTCCTTCACTTCATCCTATGGATCATCTAAGACCATATGATGATCCCTCAAACAACATGTGGAGTCTTGGTGAAAATAGTGAGTTTCATGCATATCCATTCATAGAAGGTGTTGTTGGTCCTAGTGAACCAATAATATCTACATTCGGTGAAGAATTCCCAAGAAACGAGTTCTCGTTAAGTCTTGCCACTGATGTTTCTGATGAGTGCTCGGAGATAAGTCTTTGTGCTGCTACTAAATCTACTAGAATAACCTCAGAGCAAGCTTCTTCCAGCAGCAAAGACATGTCAAACGTCTCTCAAGTCATATTTTGCTCCAAGTACCTTCACTCTGTTCAAGAAATACTATCTCATTTCGCCACATACTCCCTCAAAGGCTTAGAGACTAATCCTCAGTGCTACTTTTCATCTCGAGGAACCGAGTCAGAGGGTACAAACTCAGCCTTTACTTCATGTTATGAGAATCTAAACGAGTTTCTTGATGGCGGTTCGCAAAGACAAGCATTAGAAGCAAAGAAAACCCATCTCTTGGATCTTCTTCAAATGGTATAATAATATATATTCACACATTGTTACACAAGCTAAGAAATTATTTACTAATTACTGAAAGTTTTTTCGAGTTGATTTTTGTCTTCAGGTTGATGACCGATATAGTCATTGCGTTGACGAGATACATACGGTTGTATCAGCGTTCCATGCAGCAACCGAGTTAGATCCTCAGCTACACACCCGGTTTGCACTCCAAACCATCTCCTTCTTATACAAGAACCTAAGAGAGAGGATCAGCAAGAAGATACTCATGATGGGATCAGTTTTAGAGAGAGGCAAAGAGAAGTCTCAAGAAGACTCAATCTTCCCCCAGCATTGCCTTCTTCAGCAGCTAAAACGTAAGAACCATCAGGTTTGGAGACCGCAACGAGGTTTGCCTGAGAAATCAGTCTCGGTTCTACGGACTTGGATGTTCCAAAACTTTCTTCACCCGTAAGAATCCTTTAAACTCTTTCTTAAGTCTATACTTTGTGATGACATTTGTTAGCTAAGCAAATGATATTGTTGTATAGTTACCCGAAAGATTCAGAGAAACATCTTCTTGCTATACGAAGTGGATTGACAAGAAGTCAGGTATGTTTCGACTTCAGAACGTATGTTTGTTACTTAGACCTAAGCAGCAAGTGTTATAAGTGTGTCTTGTTTGTTGTGTGTGATGAAAGGTATCAAACTGGTTTATAAATGCGCGGGTAAGACTGTGGAAGCCGATGATAGAAGATATGTACGCAGAAATGAACAAGAGGAAGATGATTAACACTCACCTTCAAGGCGGTAATGGAGGAAGTGTTATTAGAGTGCCAAAGTCTGTAATGATGAGCCAAGAAAGGTGCAAAATAAGAGAATGATTGTGTGTATGTAAACTTTGTTTACGCAAAATCGCTACTTATAATTGTCAGAGGTTTAGAGCACTTTACTATGTATTATGATTGTTTTTCTGACTTTTTTTGTTATAATTGTATATACAGCTTGTTCTTTTATCTCATAGTATATTGCTGTTTTGTAATTTGCATCATGTGTTATCAACTATTCATCGTCTAAAAATGTAACAAGTTCTTGAAATAGTGTAAAAACCAAGATGGCTTTGAAAACAAATCAAAGTCTCAAAAAAACCCGTGGATAATGGTACTCTCAGAGCATCTCCAAAAAGAAACTCTATTTTGAAGTTTCCAAAACTCTATATTTGAAGTTTCATAGGATTCTTCTCAAAAAGTAAAACTTCAAACCTAACTTTAAAATTATTTATATTTTACACTATAGTCCTTATATATTGTCATAGTTGATGTAAATTCATAAAACTTCTATAAATAACTAGTACATATATATAAATATTACATAAATATTAATTAAAAAATCTTACACTAAAACATAAAATTATAAATAAAAGTACATAATTAAATATTAAACTGCAAGCAAATAGTACATTATTCCATAAAATTATTTCCGTAATGCTCTCATATATGATCAACTAGTGCATGTCGAAGTAATAAATGATTCTCTTTATTTTTTATTTGTAGATTACGAGCCAAAAATTGTTGAAATCGGATATTCTCATAATATACCCACTGATAGTTTGATATCATCAAACGAAAAAAATCCTTGATCTTTTAAATGAAAGTACAACAAGCATGGAAAAAGGTTATGGGGTGATTGAATTACGACTGCAAAATGAAGCAAAAATGTTAGCTTTTAAAGAAGTAAAAGAGGAAAATAAAATATTGTTAAAAAACTTAGCTTCTATCGATGATGTTAATATTCGTGAATACATTCGATTTGAACAAAGAATCGTACGAAAAAAGTGTCAAGAGCAACAACAACAATCATCTTCGGTTATACAAAATTTGTTTGGGCAATATTTTGGGGATTTGAGAGGTTCTGGAGCAAATTTACCAGACTATTAGTGTTGCTATAATATTTAAACTTGAGTAATAATTATGTCTTCATGTGTCTTTTTAATAAGTTTTTATTATGGTTTTTTGTAATATTCTTGTTGTTTAATTCTAGTTTTAAAATATTATAAATCTTGTTTTAAAATTTTTATTTAATTTCATGTGTAAAACTTAAATTTATAAAACAAATTTGAATATTTATGAGATATAAAAGTTTTAAGGATTAAAACAATAAACAAAAAAATATTTAAGAATTATAAATATGATGTATAATTGTAAGGACCAAAATGCAAATAAAAAGATGAAACTTCAAATTTGAAGTTTTGAAAAGTGAAACTCTATATTTAGAGTTTCACTCTTAAAAAATTTGAAGTTTTGAAGTTTCTTTTTGAAGAGCAAAAAACTCTATATTTGGAGTTATAGAGTTTCTTTTGGAGATGCTCTTGGATTAAAAAATGGAAAAACAAAAAGGACGTCGTTTAATTGATTGTCTTCGGCCAAACTTACGAAACACATCGTTTTAATGTCTGTTTTACGCGTTTTACGAAATCAAAGCTATGTAGTTATGCTCCTTGGAGGTTTGCAATTGCTTGGGAGGTTCTCTGTTGTGGCCATCTCTGATGCGTGTTTGTGGTGAAGTT
This sequence is a window from Brassica oleracea var. oleracea cultivar TO1000 chromosome C1, BOL, whole genome shotgun sequence. Protein-coding genes within it:
- the LOC106323393 gene encoding homeobox protein ATH1-like codes for the protein MDNINTYSSLDNVMTNQNHLLMDLIPSREDSTSFPTMLPWNSIRQDPLQMGVFDIFNSFLTNKYLSSTSRSTNVHETSFEAMAPPPSLHPMDHLRPYDDPSNNMWSLGENSEFHAYPFIEGVVGPSEPIISTFGEEFPRNEFSLSLATDVSDECSEISLCAATKSTRITSEQASSSSKDMSNVSQVIFCSKYLHSVQEILSHFATYSLKGLETNPQCYFSSRGTESEGTNSAFTSCYENLNEFLDGGSQRQALEAKKTHLLDLLQMVDDRYSHCVDEIHTVVSAFHAATELDPQLHTRFALQTISFLYKNLRERISKKILMMGSVLERGKEKSQEDSIFPQHCLLQQLKRKNHQVWRPQRGLPEKSVSVLRTWMFQNFLHPYPKDSEKHLLAIRSGLTRSQVSNWFINARVRLWKPMIEDMYAEMNKRKMINTHLQGGNGGSVIRVPKSVMMSQERCKIRE